In Mariluticola halotolerans, one DNA window encodes the following:
- the accD gene encoding acetyl-CoA carboxylase, carboxyltransferase subunit beta — protein sequence MNWINNVVRPKIRSFLNKREVQENMWVKCPESGEMVFYRDLEANQWVVPNSGYHMKIKARDRLANFFDEGAYSELELPHVAQDPLKFRDTKRYTDRLKEYRTRTGNEDSVIAASGTLLGNKVTVAVQDFDFMGGSLGMAAGSAIVAGLEAAVRDKTPFVMFAASGGARMQEGILSLMQLPRTTIGVQRLREAGLPYIVVLTNPTTGGVTASYAMLGDVHIAEPGAQIGFAGARVIEQTIREKLPKGFQRSEYLLEHGMVDMVVHRHNLRPTIGSLIGMFMKAPAPAGTDIVVANNNVSLRDVVVAAEGDDDLVTAPEAAHAE from the coding sequence ATGAACTGGATCAACAACGTCGTCCGTCCGAAAATCCGTTCTTTCCTTAACAAAAGGGAAGTGCAGGAGAATATGTGGGTGAAATGCCCGGAATCCGGCGAGATGGTATTTTACCGCGATCTCGAGGCCAATCAGTGGGTCGTGCCCAATTCCGGCTATCACATGAAGATCAAGGCGCGGGACCGGCTGGCGAATTTCTTCGACGAAGGTGCCTATAGCGAACTTGAACTGCCGCATGTTGCGCAGGATCCGCTCAAGTTCCGCGATACCAAGCGTTATACCGACCGGCTCAAGGAATACCGGACGCGTACCGGCAATGAGGATTCGGTTATTGCAGCGAGCGGCACCCTGCTTGGCAACAAGGTTACGGTTGCGGTGCAGGATTTTGATTTCATGGGCGGATCGCTCGGCATGGCTGCCGGTTCGGCCATTGTGGCCGGGCTTGAAGCGGCTGTGCGCGACAAGACACCCTTCGTGATGTTTGCCGCCTCTGGTGGCGCACGGATGCAGGAAGGCATTCTCTCCCTGATGCAGTTGCCACGCACAACGATTGGCGTGCAGCGCCTGCGTGAGGCGGGCCTGCCCTATATCGTTGTTTTGACCAATCCCACGACCGGGGGCGTCACCGCCTCCTATGCGATGCTGGGTGATGTGCATATTGCCGAGCCGGGCGCGCAGATCGGCTTTGCCGGGGCACGCGTGATCGAGCAGACCATTCGCGAAAAACTGCCCAAGGGCTTCCAGCGTTCCGAATATCTTTTGGAGCATGGCATGGTGGATATGGTTGTGCACCGGCATAACCTGCGGCCGACCATCGGCTCGCTGATTGGCATGTTCATGAAGGCACCCGCACCTGCCGGCACCGATATCGTGGTGGCCAACAATAATGTGTCCTTACGCGATGTGGTTGTTGCGGCGGAAGGTGATGATGATCTGGTCACCGCGCCAGAGGCCGCGCACGCCGAGTAA
- the trpB gene encoding tryptophan synthase subunit beta: protein MTGANSLRNGPDEHGKFGIFGGRFVAETLMPLILDLEKAYRDAKNDPAYAAEIEDLHTHYVGRPSPLYHAEQMSAELGGAQIYFKREDLNHTGSHKINNCLGQILLAKRMGKTRIIAETGAGQHGVAAATVCARFGLPCTVFMGATDVERQMPNVLRMKMLGAEVRAVTAGAGTLKDAMNEALRDWVTNVDNTYYLIGTAAGPHPYPEMVRDFQAVIGTELREQIVKQTGRLPDALVACIGGGSNAIGTFHPFLDDPDVKIYGAEAGGHGIDTENGHAASMTGGRPGVLHGNRTYLLQDNDGQILEGHSISAGLDYPGVGPEHSFLRDSGRVNYVPITDNEALEAFQACTRLEGIIPALESAHGLAQVMKLAPKMGKDETIVLCLSGRGDKDVESVGRHLGLDL from the coding sequence ATGACCGGAGCCAATTCATTGCGTAACGGACCGGACGAGCACGGCAAGTTCGGGATTTTCGGCGGACGTTTCGTCGCCGAAACGCTGATGCCGCTTATTCTGGATCTGGAAAAAGCCTATCGCGACGCCAAGAACGACCCCGCTTATGCCGCCGAGATCGAGGATTTGCACACCCATTATGTGGGTCGGCCCTCGCCGCTTTATCATGCCGAGCAGATGAGCGCGGAACTGGGCGGCGCGCAGATTTATTTCAAACGCGAAGACCTCAACCATACCGGCAGCCACAAGATCAATAATTGCCTTGGGCAAATCCTTTTGGCTAAGCGCATGGGCAAGACACGGATTATTGCAGAGACGGGTGCGGGCCAGCATGGCGTCGCCGCTGCAACGGTTTGCGCGCGCTTTGGCTTGCCCTGTACTGTCTTTATGGGCGCGACCGATGTGGAACGGCAGATGCCGAATGTGCTGCGCATGAAAATGCTCGGCGCTGAAGTACGCGCGGTGACAGCGGGCGCGGGCACGCTGAAAGACGCAATGAACGAGGCCCTGCGTGACTGGGTTACCAATGTCGACAATACCTATTATCTGATCGGCACCGCTGCCGGGCCCCACCCCTATCCGGAAATGGTGCGGGATTTCCAGGCGGTGATCGGCACGGAATTGCGTGAGCAGATCGTCAAACAGACAGGCCGCCTGCCGGATGCGCTGGTGGCTTGCATCGGCGGTGGCTCCAATGCAATCGGCACATTCCACCCCTTCCTTGATGACCCGGATGTCAAAATCTATGGCGCGGAAGCGGGCGGGCACGGGATTGACACCGAGAATGGACACGCCGCCTCGATGACCGGCGGACGCCCCGGCGTTTTGCATGGCAACCGTACCTATCTGCTGCAGGACAATGACGGGCAGATTCTGGAAGGCCATTCGATTTCGGCCGGCCTTGATTATCCCGGCGTCGGACCTGAACATTCGTTTCTGCGCGATAGCGGGCGGGTGAACTATGTGCCCATTACCGACAATGAAGCTTTGGAAGCGTTTCAGGCCTGCACAAGGCTTGAGGGGATTATTCCGGCGCTGGAGAGCGCCCACGGGCTGGCACAGGTGATGAAGCTGGCACCGAAAATGGGCAAGGACGAAACCATCGTGCTGTGTCTTTCGGGGCGCGGCGACAAGGATGTGGAATCGGTAGGGCGGCATCTGGGTCTGGATCTCTAG
- a CDS encoding bifunctional folylpolyglutamate synthase/dihydrofolate synthase — translation MSRTDAILQRLLSLHPNKLIDLSLVRIKRLLADLGHPEQKLPPVIHVAGTNGKGSTIAYMRAFLEAAGQRVHVYNSPHLVHFRERIRLAGTLVSNKQLNAALEHCERVNAGKPITYFEITTAAAIYLYAQVPADYLLLEVGLGGRFDATNVIDHPLGTVITPVSIDHVEFLGDSLAGIAREKAGILKRGASAVVARQAEEGRAAIDEEAQKLGVTPYHAGQDFDGYQQNGRLVYHDEDGLLDLPKPKLLGPFQFDNAALAIAAMRHFKLPVTPAQIAEGLGAVYWPARMMPLKAGALRDLLPEGHELWLDGGHNAAGGGVVAEAMRQMQRQSAKPLVLIMGTFANKDAKGFLSHFGDMPHSVLTVRIPGERASWTARQLADLAKAQGLDARPMRSVKSALAEAAKIADARVVICGGLYLAGHVLAQNKTPVH, via the coding sequence TTGAGCCGCACCGACGCAATCCTGCAGCGGCTCTTGTCGCTGCACCCGAACAAGCTGATCGATCTAAGCCTTGTGCGCATAAAGCGCCTCTTGGCCGATCTGGGGCATCCCGAACAAAAGCTGCCACCGGTAATCCATGTGGCCGGCACCAATGGCAAGGGCTCGACCATTGCTTATATGCGCGCCTTTCTGGAGGCGGCGGGCCAGCGGGTACATGTTTATAACTCACCCCATCTGGTGCATTTCCGTGAACGGATAAGGCTTGCGGGAACGCTGGTCAGCAACAAGCAGCTCAATGCGGCGCTGGAGCATTGTGAGCGGGTCAATGCGGGCAAGCCCATCACCTATTTTGAAATAACGACCGCTGCGGCCATCTATCTCTATGCACAAGTGCCTGCCGATTACCTGCTGCTGGAAGTGGGATTGGGCGGGCGGTTTGACGCGACCAATGTCATTGATCATCCGCTCGGCACGGTGATCACCCCGGTCTCAATTGATCACGTGGAATTTCTCGGCGACAGCCTTGCGGGCATTGCGCGTGAGAAGGCCGGTATTCTCAAGCGTGGGGCATCGGCGGTTGTTGCCCGACAAGCCGAAGAAGGCCGCGCCGCTATTGACGAAGAGGCGCAAAAGCTGGGCGTAACGCCCTATCATGCAGGTCAGGATTTTGACGGTTACCAGCAGAACGGGCGGCTGGTCTACCACGACGAGGATGGGTTGCTCGACCTGCCAAAGCCGAAGCTTTTAGGGCCATTCCAGTTTGACAATGCGGCGCTGGCCATTGCCGCTATGCGGCATTTCAAGCTGCCGGTCACGCCCGCGCAGATTGCCGAGGGGCTGGGCGCGGTTTATTGGCCCGCACGCATGATGCCGCTGAAAGCCGGCGCCTTGCGGGACTTATTGCCCGAAGGCCATGAACTCTGGCTTGATGGCGGACACAATGCCGCCGGGGGCGGGGTGGTGGCGGAAGCCATGCGGCAGATGCAGCGCCAAAGCGCCAAGCCGCTGGTGCTGATCATGGGTACATTTGCCAACAAGGACGCCAAGGGTTTTCTCAGCCATTTCGGCGACATGCCGCACAGCGTGTTGACGGTGCGTATTCCGGGTGAACGCGCCTCCTGGACCGCGCGGCAACTGGCTGACCTTGCCAAAGCGCAAGGGCTTGATGCGCGCCCTATGCGCTCGGTCAAAAGCGCTTTGGCGGAAGCTGCGAAAATTGCGGATGCGCGCGTGGTGATTTGCGGTGGGCTTTATCTGGCCGGGCATGTGCTGGCGCAGAACAAGACACCTGTGCATTAG
- a CDS encoding phosphoribosylanthranilate isomerase, whose translation MPYNPIIKICGIKTSDMLNVAIDAGADIVGFVHFPKSPRHISIDEIGVLISEARGRVETAVLTVNPDNSLIAEIAMFDPEWLQLHGTENVGRVESIRAEGGVPVIKALPIGAAEDVATVAQYESVADRILLDAKPPMNASRPGGLGITFDWALLNSLDPSLPFMLSGGLTPENVADAVTKVKPFGIDVSSGVEHAKGEKDAGKIQSFIANVRTAAAKV comes from the coding sequence ATGCCTTACAATCCCATCATTAAGATCTGTGGCATCAAGACCAGCGACATGTTGAATGTCGCCATTGATGCTGGTGCCGACATTGTCGGTTTTGTGCATTTTCCCAAAAGCCCGCGCCATATCTCAATAGACGAGATCGGTGTGCTGATATCGGAAGCCCGCGGCCGGGTAGAGACAGCGGTGTTGACGGTTAACCCGGACAATTCGCTGATCGCGGAAATTGCCATGTTTGACCCGGAATGGCTGCAATTGCACGGTACGGAAAATGTCGGCCGGGTGGAATCCATCCGTGCCGAAGGCGGTGTGCCGGTGATCAAGGCGCTGCCGATTGGCGCGGCGGAAGATGTGGCGACCGTTGCGCAATATGAAAGTGTTGCCGACCGGATTCTGCTTGATGCCAAGCCGCCAATGAATGCCTCACGGCCAGGCGGGCTTGGGATTACATTTGACTGGGCGCTTTTAAACTCGCTTGACCCGTCATTGCCATTTATGCTTTCGGGAGGCCTGACGCCGGAAAATGTGGCGGATGCCGTGACCAAGGTGAAGCCCTTCGGGATTGACGTTTCGTCCGGTGTCGAGCACGCCAAGGGCGAAAAGGATGCGGGAAAGATCCAAAGCTTCATCGCCAACGTAAGAACGGCAGCAGCCAAAGTTTGA
- the trpA gene encoding tryptophan synthase subunit alpha gives MSTTRIDARFAECAALGRPALVTFVTAGDPDLATGQAILDGLPAAGADLIELGMPFSDPMADGPAIQMAGHRALAAGQTLNNTLEMVKAFRAKDDKTPIILMGYYNPIYIFGPEAFVSAAKSAGVDGLIIVDLPAEEDDELCLPALAAGLNFIRLTTPTTDDKRLPTVLKNSSGFVYYVSMNGITGGAIKSRAAVGDAVKRIKSHTDLPVAVGFGIKTAEDAAEIGRDADGVVVGTALINAIAETLENDKATAGTVEAVHALVRSLADGVKRARS, from the coding sequence ATGAGTACAACCCGTATCGATGCGCGCTTTGCTGAATGCGCCGCTTTGGGCCGGCCGGCACTGGTGACCTTTGTCACGGCCGGAGACCCGGACCTAGCGACCGGCCAGGCCATTCTGGACGGGCTGCCGGCAGCAGGTGCCGACCTGATCGAACTGGGCATGCCGTTCTCCGACCCGATGGCCGATGGCCCGGCGATCCAGATGGCAGGCCATCGCGCCCTCGCTGCCGGCCAGACGCTGAATAACACCCTTGAAATGGTCAAAGCCTTCCGGGCCAAGGACGACAAAACCCCGATCATTTTGATGGGCTATTACAATCCCATCTATATCTTTGGCCCCGAGGCCTTTGTGAGCGCAGCCAAGAGCGCCGGCGTTGACGGGTTGATCATTGTCGACCTGCCCGCCGAAGAAGATGATGAACTCTGCCTGCCCGCCTTGGCCGCCGGGTTGAACTTCATTCGCCTGACGACACCAACCACCGATGACAAACGTTTGCCGACCGTTTTGAAGAACAGTTCCGGCTTTGTCTATTATGTGTCGATGAACGGCATTACGGGCGGTGCGATCAAAAGCCGCGCCGCGGTAGGCGATGCCGTCAAGCGGATCAAATCGCATACCGACCTGCCGGTAGCCGTGGGTTTTGGTATCAAGACCGCTGAAGATGCTGCCGAAATTGGCCGGGATGCGGATGGCGTTGTGGTGGGCACCGCATTGATCAATGCGATCGCGGAAACGCTTGAGAATGACAAGGCCACCGCTGGAACCGTGGAAGCGGTGCATGCGCTGGTCAGATCGCTCGCAGATGGTGTCAAACGCGCCAGAAGCTGA